From Astyanax mexicanus isolate ESR-SI-001 chromosome 13, AstMex3_surface, whole genome shotgun sequence, the proteins below share one genomic window:
- the adrm1 gene encoding proteasomal ubiquitin receptor ADRM1 isoform X1 — MSSGALFPSLVSGSRSSSSKYLVEFRAGKMTLKGSTVTPDKRKGTVYIQQTDDSLIHFCWKDRTTANVDDDLIIFPDDCEFKRVNQCTTGRVYVLKFKAGSKRLFFWMQEPKTDKDEEYCRKVNEYLNNPPMPGALGSGGSGGHELSALGGEGGLQNLLGNISHNQLLQLIGPTGLGGLGGLGALAGPGLASLLGSGGPASSSSTSSSRSQSAAATPSSGSAARLSSTQAPTTPVTPAATSTGSPTMTPTTPAAQTPSLAAGVGSPTQPIQLSDLQSILATMNVPAMAAEGQGVDLASVLTPEIMAPILANPEVQQRLLPYLPSGESLPQSAEEIQNTLTSPQFQQAMSMFSSALASGQLGPLMNQFGLPSEAVDAANKGDVEAFAKAMEGSNGKTEDSGDAKDKKDDDEDMSLD, encoded by the exons ATGTCATCAGGAGCACTCTTTCCCAGTCTGGTGTCGGGCTCACGTAGCTCGTCCAGCAAGTACTTGGTGGAGTTTCGTGCTGGTAAAATGACGCTGAAGGGCAGTACTGTTACACCAGACAAGCGCAAAGGCACTGTCTACATCCAGCAGACCGACGACTCTCTCATCCATTTCTGCTGGAAGGACAGAACCACTGCAAATGTGGACGAT GATCTTATTATTTTCCCTGATGACTGTGAGTTTAAGAGAGTGAACCAGTGCACCACTGGACGTGTTTATGTGCTAAAGTTCAAGGCAGGCTCCAAAAGGCTGTTCTTCTGGATGCAG GAGCCTAAGACCGACAAGGATGAAGAGTATTGTCGTAAAGTGAATGAGTATCTGAATAACCCGCCCATGCCGGGAGCTCTGGGCAGTGGAGGAAGTGGTGGGCATGAACTGTCTGCTCTAGGAG GAGAAGGTGGTCTGCAAAACCTTTTGGGGAACATAAGCCATAATCAACTCCTGCAGCTGATTGGCCCAACAGGACTTGGTGGGCTTG GTGGACTTGGTGCTCTTGCAGGTCCAGGACTGGCCAGTCTGTTGGGGAGTGGTGGTCCAGCAAGTAGCAGTTCAACTTCTAG CTCCCGCAGTCAGTCGGCAGCTGCCACGCCTTCCTCAGGATCTGCCGCTCGTTTAAGCTCCACCCAGGCCCCCACTACCCCGGTGACGCCTGCTGCAACCTCCACGGGGTCTCCAACCATGACCCCCACAACCCCAGCAGCCCAGACCCCGTCCCTGGCTGCCGGAGTGGGAAGCCCCACACAGCCCATTCAGCTGAGTGACCTCCAGAGCATCCTCGCCACCATGAACGTTCCTGCCATGGCTGCAGAGGGCCAGGGAG tGGATTTGGCGAGTGTGCTGACTCCGGAAATAATGGCTCCAATTCTGGCTAATCCTGAGGTGCAGCAGAGGCTACTGCCTTACCTCCCCTCCGGAGAATCCTTACCACAAAGCGCCGAGGAGATCCAGAACACACTCACCTCCCCACAGTTTcagcag GCGATGAGCATGTTCAGCAGTGCTCTGGCATCAGGGCAGCTTGGTCCGCTCATGAACCAGTTTGGCCTCCCTTCTGAAGCAGTGGACGCCGCTAACAAAGGAG aTGTGGAAGCGTTTGCCAAGGCTATGGAGGGCAGCAATGGAAAGACGGAGGATTCTGGAGACGCCAAAGACAAGAAGGATGATGACGAGGACATGAGCTTGGATTAG
- the adrm1 gene encoding proteasomal ubiquitin receptor ADRM1 isoform X3, with translation MSSGALFPSLVSGSRSSSSKYLVEFRAGKMTLKGSTVTPDKRKGTVYIQQTDDSLIHFCWKDRTTANVDDDLIIFPDDCEFKRVNQCTTGRVYVLKFKAGSKRLFFWMQEPKTDKDEEYCRKVNEYLNNPPMPGALGSGGSGGHELSALGGEGGLQNLLGNISHNQLLQLIGPTGLGGLGPGLASLLGSGGPASSSSTSSSRSQSAAATPSSGSAARLSSTQAPTTPVTPAATSTGSPTMTPTTPAAQTPSLAAGVGSPTQPIQLSDLQSILATMNVPAMAAEGQGVDLASVLTPEIMAPILANPEVQQRLLPYLPSGESLPQSAEEIQNTLTSPQFQQAMSMFSSALASGQLGPLMNQFGLPSEAVDAANKGDVEAFAKAMEGSNGKTEDSGDAKDKKDDDEDMSLD, from the exons ATGTCATCAGGAGCACTCTTTCCCAGTCTGGTGTCGGGCTCACGTAGCTCGTCCAGCAAGTACTTGGTGGAGTTTCGTGCTGGTAAAATGACGCTGAAGGGCAGTACTGTTACACCAGACAAGCGCAAAGGCACTGTCTACATCCAGCAGACCGACGACTCTCTCATCCATTTCTGCTGGAAGGACAGAACCACTGCAAATGTGGACGAT GATCTTATTATTTTCCCTGATGACTGTGAGTTTAAGAGAGTGAACCAGTGCACCACTGGACGTGTTTATGTGCTAAAGTTCAAGGCAGGCTCCAAAAGGCTGTTCTTCTGGATGCAG GAGCCTAAGACCGACAAGGATGAAGAGTATTGTCGTAAAGTGAATGAGTATCTGAATAACCCGCCCATGCCGGGAGCTCTGGGCAGTGGAGGAAGTGGTGGGCATGAACTGTCTGCTCTAGGAG GAGAAGGTGGTCTGCAAAACCTTTTGGGGAACATAAGCCATAATCAACTCCTGCAGCTGATTGGCCCAACAGGACTTGGTGGGCTTG GTCCAGGACTGGCCAGTCTGTTGGGGAGTGGTGGTCCAGCAAGTAGCAGTTCAACTTCTAG CTCCCGCAGTCAGTCGGCAGCTGCCACGCCTTCCTCAGGATCTGCCGCTCGTTTAAGCTCCACCCAGGCCCCCACTACCCCGGTGACGCCTGCTGCAACCTCCACGGGGTCTCCAACCATGACCCCCACAACCCCAGCAGCCCAGACCCCGTCCCTGGCTGCCGGAGTGGGAAGCCCCACACAGCCCATTCAGCTGAGTGACCTCCAGAGCATCCTCGCCACCATGAACGTTCCTGCCATGGCTGCAGAGGGCCAGGGAG tGGATTTGGCGAGTGTGCTGACTCCGGAAATAATGGCTCCAATTCTGGCTAATCCTGAGGTGCAGCAGAGGCTACTGCCTTACCTCCCCTCCGGAGAATCCTTACCACAAAGCGCCGAGGAGATCCAGAACACACTCACCTCCCCACAGTTTcagcag GCGATGAGCATGTTCAGCAGTGCTCTGGCATCAGGGCAGCTTGGTCCGCTCATGAACCAGTTTGGCCTCCCTTCTGAAGCAGTGGACGCCGCTAACAAAGGAG aTGTGGAAGCGTTTGCCAAGGCTATGGAGGGCAGCAATGGAAAGACGGAGGATTCTGGAGACGCCAAAGACAAGAAGGATGATGACGAGGACATGAGCTTGGATTAG
- the adrm1 gene encoding proteasomal ubiquitin receptor ADRM1 isoform X2 encodes MSSGALFPSLVSGSRSSSSKYLVEFRAGKMTLKGSTVTPDKRKGTVYIQQTDDSLIHFCWKDRTTANVDDDLIIFPDDCEFKRVNQCTTGRVYVLKFKAGSKRLFFWMQEPKTDKDEEYCRKVNEYLNNPPMPGALGSGGSGGHELSALGEGGLQNLLGNISHNQLLQLIGPTGLGGLGGLGALAGPGLASLLGSGGPASSSSTSSSRSQSAAATPSSGSAARLSSTQAPTTPVTPAATSTGSPTMTPTTPAAQTPSLAAGVGSPTQPIQLSDLQSILATMNVPAMAAEGQGVDLASVLTPEIMAPILANPEVQQRLLPYLPSGESLPQSAEEIQNTLTSPQFQQAMSMFSSALASGQLGPLMNQFGLPSEAVDAANKGDVEAFAKAMEGSNGKTEDSGDAKDKKDDDEDMSLD; translated from the exons ATGTCATCAGGAGCACTCTTTCCCAGTCTGGTGTCGGGCTCACGTAGCTCGTCCAGCAAGTACTTGGTGGAGTTTCGTGCTGGTAAAATGACGCTGAAGGGCAGTACTGTTACACCAGACAAGCGCAAAGGCACTGTCTACATCCAGCAGACCGACGACTCTCTCATCCATTTCTGCTGGAAGGACAGAACCACTGCAAATGTGGACGAT GATCTTATTATTTTCCCTGATGACTGTGAGTTTAAGAGAGTGAACCAGTGCACCACTGGACGTGTTTATGTGCTAAAGTTCAAGGCAGGCTCCAAAAGGCTGTTCTTCTGGATGCAG GAGCCTAAGACCGACAAGGATGAAGAGTATTGTCGTAAAGTGAATGAGTATCTGAATAACCCGCCCATGCCGGGAGCTCTGGGCAGTGGAGGAAGTGGTGGGCATGAACTGTCTGCTCTAGGAG AAGGTGGTCTGCAAAACCTTTTGGGGAACATAAGCCATAATCAACTCCTGCAGCTGATTGGCCCAACAGGACTTGGTGGGCTTG GTGGACTTGGTGCTCTTGCAGGTCCAGGACTGGCCAGTCTGTTGGGGAGTGGTGGTCCAGCAAGTAGCAGTTCAACTTCTAG CTCCCGCAGTCAGTCGGCAGCTGCCACGCCTTCCTCAGGATCTGCCGCTCGTTTAAGCTCCACCCAGGCCCCCACTACCCCGGTGACGCCTGCTGCAACCTCCACGGGGTCTCCAACCATGACCCCCACAACCCCAGCAGCCCAGACCCCGTCCCTGGCTGCCGGAGTGGGAAGCCCCACACAGCCCATTCAGCTGAGTGACCTCCAGAGCATCCTCGCCACCATGAACGTTCCTGCCATGGCTGCAGAGGGCCAGGGAG tGGATTTGGCGAGTGTGCTGACTCCGGAAATAATGGCTCCAATTCTGGCTAATCCTGAGGTGCAGCAGAGGCTACTGCCTTACCTCCCCTCCGGAGAATCCTTACCACAAAGCGCCGAGGAGATCCAGAACACACTCACCTCCCCACAGTTTcagcag GCGATGAGCATGTTCAGCAGTGCTCTGGCATCAGGGCAGCTTGGTCCGCTCATGAACCAGTTTGGCCTCCCTTCTGAAGCAGTGGACGCCGCTAACAAAGGAG aTGTGGAAGCGTTTGCCAAGGCTATGGAGGGCAGCAATGGAAAGACGGAGGATTCTGGAGACGCCAAAGACAAGAAGGATGATGACGAGGACATGAGCTTGGATTAG
- the adrm1 gene encoding proteasomal ubiquitin receptor ADRM1 isoform X4, translating into MSSGALFPSLVSGSRSSSSKYLVEFRAGKMTLKGSTVTPDKRKGTVYIQQTDDSLIHFCWKDRTTANVDDDLIIFPDDCEFKRVNQCTTGRVYVLKFKAGSKRLFFWMQEPKTDKDEEYCRKVNEYLNNPPMPGALGSGGSGGHELSALGEGGLQNLLGNISHNQLLQLIGPTGLGGLGPGLASLLGSGGPASSSSTSSSRSQSAAATPSSGSAARLSSTQAPTTPVTPAATSTGSPTMTPTTPAAQTPSLAAGVGSPTQPIQLSDLQSILATMNVPAMAAEGQGVDLASVLTPEIMAPILANPEVQQRLLPYLPSGESLPQSAEEIQNTLTSPQFQQAMSMFSSALASGQLGPLMNQFGLPSEAVDAANKGDVEAFAKAMEGSNGKTEDSGDAKDKKDDDEDMSLD; encoded by the exons ATGTCATCAGGAGCACTCTTTCCCAGTCTGGTGTCGGGCTCACGTAGCTCGTCCAGCAAGTACTTGGTGGAGTTTCGTGCTGGTAAAATGACGCTGAAGGGCAGTACTGTTACACCAGACAAGCGCAAAGGCACTGTCTACATCCAGCAGACCGACGACTCTCTCATCCATTTCTGCTGGAAGGACAGAACCACTGCAAATGTGGACGAT GATCTTATTATTTTCCCTGATGACTGTGAGTTTAAGAGAGTGAACCAGTGCACCACTGGACGTGTTTATGTGCTAAAGTTCAAGGCAGGCTCCAAAAGGCTGTTCTTCTGGATGCAG GAGCCTAAGACCGACAAGGATGAAGAGTATTGTCGTAAAGTGAATGAGTATCTGAATAACCCGCCCATGCCGGGAGCTCTGGGCAGTGGAGGAAGTGGTGGGCATGAACTGTCTGCTCTAGGAG AAGGTGGTCTGCAAAACCTTTTGGGGAACATAAGCCATAATCAACTCCTGCAGCTGATTGGCCCAACAGGACTTGGTGGGCTTG GTCCAGGACTGGCCAGTCTGTTGGGGAGTGGTGGTCCAGCAAGTAGCAGTTCAACTTCTAG CTCCCGCAGTCAGTCGGCAGCTGCCACGCCTTCCTCAGGATCTGCCGCTCGTTTAAGCTCCACCCAGGCCCCCACTACCCCGGTGACGCCTGCTGCAACCTCCACGGGGTCTCCAACCATGACCCCCACAACCCCAGCAGCCCAGACCCCGTCCCTGGCTGCCGGAGTGGGAAGCCCCACACAGCCCATTCAGCTGAGTGACCTCCAGAGCATCCTCGCCACCATGAACGTTCCTGCCATGGCTGCAGAGGGCCAGGGAG tGGATTTGGCGAGTGTGCTGACTCCGGAAATAATGGCTCCAATTCTGGCTAATCCTGAGGTGCAGCAGAGGCTACTGCCTTACCTCCCCTCCGGAGAATCCTTACCACAAAGCGCCGAGGAGATCCAGAACACACTCACCTCCCCACAGTTTcagcag GCGATGAGCATGTTCAGCAGTGCTCTGGCATCAGGGCAGCTTGGTCCGCTCATGAACCAGTTTGGCCTCCCTTCTGAAGCAGTGGACGCCGCTAACAAAGGAG aTGTGGAAGCGTTTGCCAAGGCTATGGAGGGCAGCAATGGAAAGACGGAGGATTCTGGAGACGCCAAAGACAAGAAGGATGATGACGAGGACATGAGCTTGGATTAG